In Zingiber officinale cultivar Zhangliang chromosome 8B, Zo_v1.1, whole genome shotgun sequence, a single genomic region encodes these proteins:
- the LOC122014037 gene encoding uncharacterized protein LOC122014037, whose product MKRGDTTPRPRRGPGRPRKQPIESVEVEPEEHEADSVRDPVGVEVDSSRQTPQASIRDPGFQPQWVPPTLPPVAPTPAATSWTRDRARIPLLARSVKDRFTFFHGVPDPSIARSWLGNVEDTFEYLSCTEEEKVELAAYHLRDQAVTWWKMQKTLFGDQSITWTLFREAFERQYFPAPYRMARRQEFLHLKQGDRSVMEYDAEFNQLAEYCPHLVAQESDRLDQFTQGLAVYIRIRMSGFAPSTYREALDRALMIEMTQQQISLEKGKDKQKAQGTPPNQKQRNQGQKKRKKWQGSQATSGESYRSSKTGRSSAGSSRPPQKDSSGGLRCFRCGVEGHAKPDCPLSQDICYYCKLPGHVSRDCTLKAQLQAAKVTTQGSHNTQTRRPKGPQKTQSTPHQQSIPPSQAQVLDMLEFDIILGMDWLAKYYATVDCSARVVTFRPPGLPSWVFIGTKDEGISIISAMQAQRLLSQGCQGYLLSMIKTDQDHTPQLSDIPIVREYPDVFPEELPGLPPKRQVEFTIELIPGTAPVSKAPYRMAPKELEELKIQLQELLDRGFIRPSVSPWGAPVLFVKKKDGFLGHVVSSSGISMDPQKIEAVTSWEQPKSVQEIRSFLGLAGYYRRFVEGFSSIALSLTQLTRKGVKFCWTESCETSFQELKRRLVSAPILVLPSGDDGFVLYTNASLQGLGAVLMQHGRVVSYASRKANVVADALSRKSRGVLACHRVMVTELVQKFSELGLVEQGQTERGILLSMVAQSPIVERIKEAQAIDQHLQFLCSRIIPEQQTGFSCDGNGILYFRGRLCVPELPSLREDLLQEAHRSRFAIHPGGTRMYRDLRRSYWWAGMKKDIADSLHDALYVSK is encoded by the exons ATGAAGCGCGGAGATACGACCCCTCGTCCGCGTCGTGGTCCGGGGCGACCCCGGAAGCAGCCTATCGAGTCAGTAGAGGTTGAGCCAGAAGAGCACGAGGCAGATTCGGTTAGAGATCCTGTAGGGGTTGAGGTTGACAGTAGTCGACAGACTCCTCAGGCTTCTATTAGAGATCCGGGTTTTCAGCCTCAGTGGGTTCCTCCTACATTACCACCCGTAGCTCCCACTCCTGCTGCCACTTCTTGGACAAGGGACAGAGCTCGGATTCCATTACTGGCCCGGTCGGTAAAGGATCGTTTTACTTTTTTCCATGGAGTTCCTGATCCTAGTATTGCTCGTTCTTGGTTGGGAAATGTGGAGGATACTTTCGAGTATTTGTCGTGTACGGAAGAAGAAAAAGTCGAATTAGCTGCGTACCACCTTCGAGATCAGGCTGTTACATGGTGGAAGATGCAGAAGACACTTTTTGGAGACCAGAGTATCACCTGGACTTTATTCCGAGAGGCATTCGAGAGACAGTATTTcccagctccttatcgtatggcacgtCGACAGGAATTCTTACATCTGAAGCAGGGTGATCGGTCTGTGATGGAGTATGATGCGGAATTTAACCAATTGGCTGAGTATTGCCCTCATCTAGTTGCCCAGGAGAGCGATCGATTAGATCAGTTCACTCAGGGTCTTGCAGTATATATCCGTATCAGGATGTCTGGCTTCGCTCCTAGTACGTACCGGGAGGCGTTGGATAGAGCTTTGATGATTGAGATGACGCAACAACAAATTTCACTAGAAAAAGGAAAGGATAAGCAAAAGGCTCAGGGTACGCCTCCAAATCAGAAACAACGGAACCAGGGTCAGAAGAAACGGAAGAAATGGCAGGGATCCCAGGCTACTTCAGGAGAGTCCTATCGATCATCGAAGACGGGACGATCATCCGCTGGTTCTTCTAGACCTCCTCAGAAGGATTCCTCTGGTGGACTTAGATGTTTTAGATGTGGTGTTGAGGGTCACGCTAAACCGGACTGCCCATTGAGCCAAGATATATGTTACTACTGCAAGCTTCCGGGGCATGTGAGCCGCGATTGTACTCTGAAGGCTCAGCTACAGGCTGCCAAGGTTACTACTCAAGGAAGTCATAATACTCAGACTCGACGGCCGAAGGGACCGCAGAAGACCCAGAGCACTCCACATCAGCAGAGTATACCACCTTCTCAGGCACAG GTTCTAGATATGCTAGAATTTgacatcattttgggtatggactgGTTAGCCAAATATTATGCCACCGTGGATTGCAGCGCGAGAGTGGTTACATTTAGACCTCCGGGTCTACCATCCTGGGTATTCATAGGTACCAAGGATGAGGGGATTTCTATCATCTCAGCGATGCAAGCTCAGAGATTATTGTCTCAAGGATGCCAGGGGTATTTGTTATCTATGATTAAGACTGATCAGGATCATACCCCACAACTTTCTGACATTCCTATAGTTCGGGAGTACCCTGACGTATTTCCAGAAGAATTACCCGGCTTGCCCCCgaaaaggcaagtggagttcacgATTGAGTTGATCCCGGGGACAGCACCGGTGTCCAAGGCCCCGTATCGCATGGCACCTAAGGAGTTGGAGGAGCTAAAAATACAGTTACAGGAGCTGCTGGATAGAGGGTTTATCCGTCCTAGTGTGTCTccgtggggagctccggtactatttgtgaagaagaaggacg gttttctgggacatgttgTTTCTAGCAGTGGTATATCCATGGACCCACAAAAGATAGAGGCTGTTACTAGTTGGGAACAACCAAAGTCTgtacaggaaattcgtagcttTCTTGGTCTGGCCGGGTATTACCGCCGATTTGTTGAGGGCTTCTCTAGCATAGCTCTGTCGTTGACTCAGTTGACTAGGAAAGGGGTGAAGTTTTGCTGGACAGAGTCTTGCGAGACGAGTTTTCAGGAACTGAAGCGAAGACTCGTTTCTGCACCTATATTAGTGCTTCCTTCCGGAGATGATGGCTTCGTACTTTATACAAATGCATCATTACAGGGGTTAGGCGCAGTACTCATGCAACATGGACGGGTAGTTTCTTATGCCTCAC ggaaagctaacgtGGTAGCTGATGCGTTGAGTAGGAAATCCCGAGGAGTTCTTGCCTGCCACCGTGTGATGGTTACAGAACTGGTACAGAAATTTTCTGAGTTGGGATTAGTAGAGCAGGGTCAGACTGAGCGGGGTATTCTGTTATCTATGGTTGCCCAGTCACCCATTGTAGAGAGGATTAAAGAAGCTCAGGCTATAGATCAGCATCTGCAGTTTTTGTGTAGCAGAATTATCCCAGAACAGCAGACAGGGTTTTCTTGTGATGGAAATGGAATTCTATACTTCCGGGGGAGATTGTGTGTTCCTGAGCTACCTTCTTTGAGGGAGgacctacttcaggaggcacaccgatCCAGATTTGCGATTCATCCTGGTGGTACACGTATGTATAGGGATCTGAGACGTTCTTATTGGTGGGCTggaatgaagaaagacatcgcagattcgTTGCACGATGCCTtgtatgtcagcaagtga